In Columba livia isolate bColLiv1 breed racing homer chromosome Z, bColLiv1.pat.W.v2, whole genome shotgun sequence, one DNA window encodes the following:
- the TARS1 gene encoding threonine--tRNA ligase 1, cytoplasmic, translated as MGTRLRGAAPAPSLLRPAGLCEAMAGADSQVNAGEEKKADCGKKKMKEGAGDGGRTELNPWPEFINERLEMYNKLKAEHDALLAERAANDSKPIKVTLPDGKQVDAESWKTTPYQIACGISQGLADNTVIAKVNKMVWDLDRPLEEDCTLELLKFEDEEAQAVYWHSSAHIMGEAMERIYGGCLCYGPPIENGFYYDMFLEEGGVSSNDFSALETLCKKIMKEKQVFERLEVKKETLLEMFKYNKFKCRILNEKVNTPTTTVYRCGPLIDLCRGPHVRHTGKIKTIKIHKNSSTYWEGKADMESLQRIYGISFPDAKMLKEWEKFQEEAKNRDHRKIGRDQELFFFHELSPGSCFFLPKGAYIYNTLIEFIRTEYRKRGFQEVVTPNVFNSKLWMTSGHWQHYSDNMFSFEVEKEIFALKPMNCPGHCLMFDHRPRSWRELPLRLADFGVLHRNELSGALTGLTRVRRFQQDDAHIFCAMEQIEEEIKSCLQFLRTVYDVFGFSFKLNLSTRPEKYLGDIEVWNQAEKQLENSLNDFGEKWELNPGDGAFYGPKIDIQIKDAIGRYHQCATIQLDFQLPVRFNLTFVSHDGNDKTRPVIIHRAILGSVERMIAILTENYGGKWPLWLSPQQVMVVPVGPTCDEYAQKVRQHFHDAGLMADVDVDPGCTLNKKIRNAQLAQYNFILVVGEKEKASGTVNIRTRDNKVHGERTIEDTVKRLLELKCSRSRQAEEEF; from the exons ATGGGGACGCGCCTGCGCGGGGCCGCTCCCGCCCCTTCCCTGCTGCGTCCGGCCGGTCTGTGCGAGGCAATGGCGGGCGCCGACAGCCAG GTAAAcgctggggaagaaaaaaaggcagactgCGGAAAGAAGAAGATGAAGGAAGGGGCCGGCGACGGAGGGCGGACAGAG CTGAATCCCTGGCCTGAATTTATCAATGAGCGTTTAGAGATGTACAATAAACTTAAAGCTGAACATGACGCACTCCTTGCAGAAAGAGCTGCAAATGATAGTAAACCCATCAAAGTTACATTACCTGATGGCAAGCAGGTTGATGCTGAATCCTGGAAGACTACTCCTTATCAAATCGCTTGTGGAATTAG TCAGGGCTTAGCTGACAACACTGTTATTGCTAAAGTGAACAAGATGGTTTGGGATCTAGACCGTCCTTTGGAGGAGGATTGCACCCTGGAGCTGCTTAAGTTTGAAGATGAAGAGGCTCAAGCA GTATACTGGCACTCAAGCGCTCACATAATGGGTGAAGCAATGGAGCGAATCTATGGTGGCTGTTTGTGCTATGGCCCGCCAAtagaaaatggattttattaTGACATGTTCCTTGAGGAAGG GGGTGTATCAAGTAATGACTTCTCTGCTTTGGAAACTTTATGCAAAAAGataatgaaggaaaaacaagtcTTTGAAAGACTGGAAGTTAAGAAGGAAACACTGCTTGAAATGTTTAAG taTAATAAATTCAAGTGTCGTATCCTGAATGAGAAGGTCAATACTCCGACTACAACAGTATACAG GTGTGGTCCCTTGATAGATTTATGCAGAGGGCCTCATGTCAGACATACTGGCAAGATTAAAACCATAAAAATTCATAAG AATTCTTCTACCTATTGGGAAGGTAAGGCTGATATGGAGTCCCTCCAGCGGATCTACGGAATATCTTTCCCAGATGCAAAAATGTTGAAGGAATGGGAGAAATTTCAGGAGGAGGCTAAAAACAGAGATCACAGAAAAATTGGGCGG gaccaagaactgtttttctttcatgagcTCAGCCCTGGTAGCTGTTTTTTCTTGCCAAAAGGAGCTTACATTTATAACACATTAATTGAATTCATCCGG ACTGAGTATCGAAAACGTGGATTCCAGGAGGTTGTCACTCCAAATGTTTTCAACAGCAAACTGTGGATGACTTCTGGGCACTGGCAGCATTACAGTGACaacatgttttcctttgaagtGGAGAAAGAAATCTTTGCTCTGAAGCCTATGAACTGTCCAGGACACTG CCTTATGTTTGATCATCGTCCAAGATCATGGCGTGAGCTGCCATTACGGTTGGCTGATTTTGGTGTTCTGCATCGCAATGAGCTGTCAGGAGCTCTGACAGGACTCACTAGAGTGCGTCGGTTCCAGCAGGACGATGCTCACATATTCTGTGCAATGGAACAG ATTgaagaagagataaagagtTGTCTGCAGTTCTTGCGTACTGTGTATGATGTCTTCGGATTTTCCTTTAAACTGAATCTCTCTACTCGTCCTGAAAAGTACCTGGGAGATATTGAAGTGTGGAATCAAGCTGAAAAG CAACTGGAAAACAGCCTCAATGACTTCGGTGAGAAGTGGGAGTTAAACCCTGGTGATGGAGCTTTTTATGGACCTAAG atTGATATTCAGATTAAAGATGCCATTGGCCGCTACCACCAATGTGCTACAATCCAGCTCGACTTCCAGCTGCCAGTCAGATTTAACCTCACCTTTGTCAG CCATGATGGCAATGACAAGACAAGACCCGTCATCATTCACCGAGCTATATTGGGATCTGTGGAGAGGATGATCGCCATTCTAACTGAAAACTATGGAGGCAAATG GCCACTCTGGCTGTCCCCACAGCAGGTAATGGTGGTACCAGTGGGACCAACATGTGATGAGTATGCTCAAAAG GTCAGGCAGCACTTCCACGATGCTGGATTAATGGCAGATGTTGATGTAGATCCTGGGTGCACGCTGAACAAGAAGATCAGAAATGCTCAGCTTGCACAGTATAATTTTATTCTGG TGGTTGGTGAAAAGGAGAAGGCAAGTGGAACGGTTAATATCCGCACCCGAGATAACAAGGTGCATGGTGAGCGTACAATTGAAGACACTGTGAAGAGACTGCTGGAACTGAAATGCTCTCGCTCCAGACAAGCTGAAGAGGAATTTTAA